In Hyalangium gracile, the genomic stretch TTCTCAACTGGTCGTTGGAACTCGAGGCCCATGGGGTTCTGGGGGATGGAATGACGTTCAGCAATAAAGAAAAGGAAGCCGCCTCAACAATCACCATCCACAACTATGGGTCGTTCGTACAGGGTGATAACGCAAGTGTGGCCACCGCTCACAACTCACAGGGGGCAAACGTAACTTCTGCAAGCGGGAGGGCTGATGTGCGACAGCGGCTCACCACGGCTGTCACGCAAGTCAATTTGAACGATGCTGAGGTGGCGAACGCGCTTCAGAAGATCCTGACTGCTGTTGAGGCCAGCCCGCAGCTCACTCCAGAACGGAAGAGCGAGGCGACGGAGCAATTGGCCTTCGTGGCTGAGCAGTGCGTTTTGCCAGCAAAGGACCGGCAACCACCGACAGTCCTCAAGTCGGTGTTGGTCGGGTTGCGTGATACGCTAGGGCTCTCGGCGGACGTGCTCCAAGTCTGGGGCTCCTTCGGCCCTATCATCTGTGCCAAACTGGCTGTCCTCGGCCTCTTTTAAGAGCGACATCATCGACTATCTCTAAACTGGCAGGCCTGCCACAATAGCAAGGCCCCTTTGGGGTACCGTGAAGGTACTCAGGCCCGCAGGCGTCGCACAGTGGCCTGGGAGGCTCTAGGAGCCACGGCAGCCCACACACGGGACTTGGGGGCCGGAACATTCCGACGCTTGGCGGGCCCTTTCCGGCCACCTGGAGGGCATCCGCGACCCTGTACGGAACTCAAGGAGCCCGAGTTTTTGCTGGCGATTTCTCAGGGCCTATCGTGACTCTCTCGGACCGCAGTTTCCCCCAGTGCTCCCAAGAGTCCGCCTCCCGTTTCCACGGCCCCTGGCGTGAGGTGAAAGCCGGGGAGACACCGGGGACTGTCTGAGAGGGAACGCGGCGCAGCTCACGCCCCACAATGCGAGAGGAATCAGGGTCCTTTGCGAGACCTCTTTTTTTGTTATTTAGGTCCCCACGGCATGTGCTTGTTCAAGGTCGGGCCGCCAAAATCTGGACCTATCCTGGCGTGACAGGTCCGGCAGGTCACTAACCGGCTCAAGCTGACTGCGGCAGGGTGAACCAGAACGTGCTGCCCTGACCCGGTGCGCTCGTCACGCCTATCTCTCCCCCGTGCGCCTGGACGATGTCTCTCGCGATGGACAGGCCCAGTCCGGCTCCGCCGGCCGGTGCTCCCGGCGCTCGGTAGAACTTCTCGAAGATGCGCGCCTGCTCCTCGGGCGGAATCCCCTCGCCCGTGTCCTTCACCTCGAAGCGCACCCGGCCTTCCTCTCGCACCACCCGCACCGTCACCTCTCCCTCCGAGGGCGTGTGCCGTACGCCGTTCGCCACCAGGTTCGACAGCACCAACTGCACCCGGTCGGCATCCACCTCCACCTCCTCCACCTCGGGCGCTATCTCCTGGGTCAGCCGCACATTCCGGTCCTCCGCCGCGACCCGATGCGCGCCCAGCGCGTGCTCCACCAGCATCCCCGTGGAGATCCGCTGGAGGTTCAGCAGCAGTCTCCCCGCCTGGATGCGCGAGAGGTCCAGCAAGTCATCCACGATGCCTTGCAGCCTCTCGCAGTCCTCTCGCGCGGCGAACAGCAGGTCCGCCTGCTTCTCCGTCACCGGCCCCACCACGCCCTCCAGGCACAGGTGGATGGCCATGCGCAGCGACGTCAGCGGCGTGCGGAACTCATGCGCCACCGTCGCCACGAGGTCATTCTTCAGCTCGTCGAACCTTCGCAGGCGCGTCACGTCCTGGAGGATGACCGTGGCGCCCGCCACGTCACCGCTCTCGCCGTACACGGGGCTGCCTCGCGGCAGCAGCCACCGCTGCCCCTCTGGCACTGCCACCGACACTGCCTCCTCGTAGCCGCGCGGCTGGTAGGCTCCCTTCCCTCCCAGCACGTGGGTCCGCACCCGCTCGAGCACCTCGCGTACCTCCGGTGCGGTGCGCCCCAGCGCGTCCCCTCCGGACTCCAACGAGAGCCTCAGCACGTCCTCCGCGGCGCGGTTGACGTTGAGCAGCGCGCCTCCCGCTCCGAACACCATCACCGGATCCGGCAAGCTGTCGATCGCGGCCTGGGAGGCGGCCTGCGCCTGGAGCAGCTCGCCCAGGCTGCTGCGCTGGTACTGCTCGAGCCGCTCCGCCATGGTGTTGAAGTCCCGGCTGAGCGAGGCGATCTCGTCCCGCCCCTCCACCACCGCTCGCGCCGCCATGTCCCCCTGCCCCACCCTCCGCACCGCCTGCGAGAGCACGGACACCGGCCGCAGCGCCCGGTGCGTCAGCGTCGCGGAGGCGAACAGGCCCACGACGAACGCGGCCAGCACCGCCGTCACCATCAGCGTGTTCACGCGCTGGCTCTGCCTGCGCAGGGAGTCGCTCTTGCGCGCCATGGCGTCCTGGTTCAGCTCCATGATGGCGGCTGCCGCGGCCTTGGCCTCCTGGAAGGCCGCCGCCAGGGACGAGAAGTAGCGCTCTCGCGTGGGCTCCGTTCCGTCCAACGCGAGGAACTCATCGTAGTCGGCCTGGTAGCGCGTCCAGGCCTCGCGCAGGCGCTGGGTGGCTTCCACCTCGCCGGGCTCGGTGATGTTCTGCTCCTGGACGCGCAGCTCCGTCTCCAGCAACTGGCGCTGCACAGCCTGCTGCTCTCGTCCGCGCTGGCGCTCGCCCACGACGATGAAGAGGGCGGCCCGGTCCATGCGCTCGAGCTCCTCCGTCATCCGCTGCATGGCCAGCACGCTGCGGTAGTTGTCCTGGAGGATCTCCTGTCCGGAGCGCCCCACTCGCCCCAACGTCACCACGGCCACCACGCCCACCAGCACCAGCGCGAGCGCCAGCGGAGCCTGGGCCAGCAACAGACGGCCACGCAGCGTCATGGGCGGCGCTCCTCGGGCGGCGCGTCGAAGGAGACGACGTGGATGTCGAACCCCGTGCCCTCTCGCAGCAGGCGCACGTCCGCGCCCAGTCCCAGCCGCTGCCTCCACCACGACTGATGCGAGCGCCCCACGATGATGAGCCCCACTCCATGCGAGCGCGCGAAGTCCAGCAGGGCCTCCACCGGATCCTTCCCTCGCAGGCGCACCACCTCCGCGCCCAGCTCCCGCGCCCGCTCGATGTTCGCCAGCAGGTGTCGCTGCGCCTCCGCGTCGATGAGGTGCGGCGCCTCCCGAGGCGTCTCCACGTAGACGACGAACCAGTCCGTGTTCAGCCGGCCCGCCATGCGAGAGCCCCGCCGCAGCAGCGTCGCCGCGCGCGGCGGGTAGCTGGAGAGCGCCACCAGCACCCGCCCCCACCCTCCCGCCTTGGCCGA encodes the following:
- a CDS encoding AbiTii domain-containing protein, which translates into the protein MPQTSLVIELQALAQESATDVVELVRRAKVVAVKLQQPEFAAWLEYELNGYPSDDKIPDYRKIPTALVVKNPFHGPQPVVWSDSSWIAEHFSSYMVNSPVGQLASLVARGDGPFELSISPPEMELLLKLNRTFGRLPTARRLDKSAVVGILDAVRNKILNWSLELEAHGVLGDGMTFSNKEKEAASTITIHNYGSFVQGDNASVATAHNSQGANVTSASGRADVRQRLTTAVTQVNLNDAEVANALQKILTAVEASPQLTPERKSEATEQLAFVAEQCVLPAKDRQPPTVLKSVLVGLRDTLGLSADVLQVWGSFGPIICAKLAVLGLF
- a CDS encoding HAMP domain-containing sensor histidine kinase, which gives rise to MTLRGRLLLAQAPLALALVLVGVVAVVTLGRVGRSGQEILQDNYRSVLAMQRMTEELERMDRAALFIVVGERQRGREQQAVQRQLLETELRVQEQNITEPGEVEATQRLREAWTRYQADYDEFLALDGTEPTRERYFSSLAAAFQEAKAAAAAIMELNQDAMARKSDSLRRQSQRVNTLMVTAVLAAFVVGLFASATLTHRALRPVSVLSQAVRRVGQGDMAARAVVEGRDEIASLSRDFNTMAERLEQYQRSSLGELLQAQAASQAAIDSLPDPVMVFGAGGALLNVNRAAEDVLRLSLESGGDALGRTAPEVREVLERVRTHVLGGKGAYQPRGYEEAVSVAVPEGQRWLLPRGSPVYGESGDVAGATVILQDVTRLRRFDELKNDLVATVAHEFRTPLTSLRMAIHLCLEGVVGPVTEKQADLLFAAREDCERLQGIVDDLLDLSRIQAGRLLLNLQRISTGMLVEHALGAHRVAAEDRNVRLTQEIAPEVEEVEVDADRVQLVLSNLVANGVRHTPSEGEVTVRVVREEGRVRFEVKDTGEGIPPEEQARIFEKFYRAPGAPAGGAGLGLSIARDIVQAHGGEIGVTSAPGQGSTFWFTLPQSA